In one window of Terriglobales bacterium DNA:
- a CDS encoding cyclic 2,3-diphosphoglycerate synthase: MKRILILGAAGRDFHNFNVVFRNDPAFQVVAFTATQIPDIAGRTYPPELAGERYPQGIAIRDESEMEQIIRDERVDAVVFSYSDVSNQAVMLLAARAVAAGADFWLLSAEETMIKSSLPVVSVCAVRTGCGKSPVSRAVAAELRELGFRPVVIRHPMPYGDLAEQAVQRFATLADLEKNKCTIEEREEYEPHIMKGTTVYAGVDYAAILRQAEKEADVILWDGGNNDTPFYQPDLEMVVVDPHRAGHELTYYPGSVNLLRAQVIVINKVDTAKLPDLETVRNNIHRYNPKARVIETACHVSVPDPELAKGKRVLVVEDGPTLTHGEMPYGAGVVAARLYGAAEIVDPRPFAEGSIRRTFEKFPHLQNLLPAMGYSPMQRAELEATINRVPCDLVLVATPIDLASVIHIEKPALRVTYEVEPRLGLNFRDALADFAARYQSVSEADYA, encoded by the coding sequence ATGAAACGGATACTGATCCTCGGCGCAGCCGGCCGCGACTTCCATAACTTCAACGTCGTCTTCCGCAACGACCCCGCGTTCCAGGTGGTCGCCTTCACCGCCACGCAGATCCCCGACATCGCCGGCCGCACCTACCCGCCGGAGCTGGCGGGCGAGCGTTACCCCCAGGGCATCGCGATCCGCGACGAGAGCGAGATGGAGCAGATCATCCGCGACGAGCGGGTGGACGCTGTCGTCTTCTCCTACAGCGACGTCTCGAACCAGGCGGTGATGCTGCTGGCCGCGCGCGCGGTCGCCGCAGGCGCCGACTTCTGGCTGCTGAGCGCGGAAGAGACCATGATCAAGTCGTCGCTGCCGGTGGTCTCGGTGTGCGCGGTGCGGACGGGCTGCGGCAAGAGCCCGGTGTCGCGCGCCGTCGCCGCCGAGCTGCGCGAGCTCGGTTTCCGGCCGGTCGTGATCCGCCACCCCATGCCGTACGGCGACCTCGCCGAGCAGGCGGTGCAGCGCTTCGCCACCCTCGCCGACCTGGAAAAGAACAAGTGCACCATCGAGGAGCGCGAAGAGTACGAGCCGCACATCATGAAGGGCACCACGGTGTACGCGGGCGTGGACTACGCTGCCATCCTGCGCCAGGCCGAGAAGGAAGCCGACGTCATCCTCTGGGACGGCGGCAACAACGACACGCCCTTCTACCAGCCCGACCTCGAGATGGTCGTCGTGGACCCGCACCGTGCCGGCCATGAGCTCACCTACTATCCGGGCTCGGTGAACCTGCTGCGCGCGCAGGTGATTGTGATCAACAAGGTCGACACCGCGAAGCTGCCCGATCTGGAGACCGTCCGCAACAACATCCACCGCTACAACCCGAAGGCCCGGGTGATCGAGACGGCCTGCCACGTCAGCGTGCCGGACCCCGAGCTGGCGAAAGGGAAGCGCGTGTTGGTGGTGGAAGACGGGCCGACGCTCACCCACGGCGAGATGCCCTACGGCGCCGGCGTGGTCGCGGCCAGGCTCTACGGCGCGGCCGAGATCGTGGACCCGCGGCCGTTCGCGGAAGGCTCCATCCGCCGCACCTTCGAGAAGTTCCCGCACCTGCAGAACCTGCTGCCGGCGATGGGGTACAGCCCGATGCAGCGCGCGGAACTGGAAGCCACCATCAACCGCGTCCCGTGCGACCTGGTGCTGGTCGCCACGCCCATCGACCTGGCGAGCGTGATCCACATCGAGAAGCCGGCGCTGCGCGTGACCTACGAGGTCGAGCCGCGCCTGGGCCTCAACTTCCGCGACGCTCTGGCCGACTTCGCGGCGCGGTACCAGTCGGTGTCGGAGGCCGACTACGCATGA
- the argF gene encoding ornithine carbamoyltransferase, which translates to MNKDFVSIRDHSSEEIHALLDLACCIKADPSAYAHTLSGKTLAMIFEKPSLRTRVSFDVGIQQLGGFSVYLSPAEINLGRRETVYDVAKNLERMVQCVMIRTFAHETVEKLAEFASIPVINGLSDFSHPCQAMADYLTMFELKGHLAGLKVAYVGDGNNVAHSLMFAGAQLGVDVWIATPRAFEPDSGAVDWALHRAEQTGGNITLTHNPEWAAKDADVIYTDVWTSMGQEAEAEQRRPQFLPYQVNAELMRRAKGEAIFMHCLPAHRGDEVTAEVIDSEQSAVFQQAENRLHAQKAILLTLLRDVPVAAHETTRRRMFAGELVR; encoded by the coding sequence ATGAACAAGGATTTCGTCTCCATCCGCGACCATTCCTCTGAGGAGATCCACGCGCTGCTCGACCTGGCGTGCTGCATCAAGGCCGACCCGTCGGCCTATGCGCACACCCTGAGCGGCAAGACGCTGGCGATGATCTTCGAGAAGCCGTCGCTGCGGACGCGCGTCTCGTTCGACGTCGGCATCCAGCAGCTGGGCGGCTTCTCCGTCTACCTCTCGCCGGCCGAGATCAACCTCGGCCGCCGCGAGACGGTCTACGACGTGGCCAAGAACCTGGAGCGCATGGTGCAGTGCGTCATGATCCGCACCTTCGCGCACGAGACCGTGGAGAAGCTGGCGGAGTTCGCGAGCATCCCGGTCATCAACGGGCTCTCGGACTTCAGCCACCCGTGCCAGGCGATGGCTGACTACCTGACCATGTTCGAGCTGAAGGGGCACCTCGCCGGGCTGAAGGTCGCGTACGTGGGCGACGGCAACAACGTCGCGCACTCGCTCATGTTCGCCGGCGCGCAGCTCGGGGTGGACGTCTGGATCGCGACGCCGCGCGCCTTCGAGCCCGATTCCGGCGCGGTCGACTGGGCGCTGCATCGCGCCGAGCAGACCGGCGGCAACATCACGCTCACGCACAATCCGGAGTGGGCGGCGAAGGATGCCGACGTCATCTACACCGACGTGTGGACCAGCATGGGGCAGGAGGCGGAGGCCGAGCAGAGGCGTCCCCAGTTCCTGCCCTACCAGGTCAACGCCGAGCTCATGCGGCGCGCCAAGGGGGAAGCCATCTTCATGCACTGCCTGCCCGCGCACCGGGGCGACGAGGTGACCGCCGAGGTCATCGACAGCGAGCAGTCGGCCGTCTTCCAGCAGGCGGAGAACCGGCTGCACGCGCAGAAGGCCATCCTGCTCACCCTGCTGCGCGACGTGCCGGTGGCGGCGCACGAGACCACGCGCCGCCGCATGTTCGCGGGAGAGCTGGTGCGCTGA
- the arcC gene encoding carbamate kinase, whose product MKTALIAVGGNSLIRAGEKGTVAEQVANARRTAGAIAGLVADGWRLVVTHGNGPQVGAQLLRSERACDQVPGQTLDVCGAATQGEIGYVLAQALRHELAAVGQQIPVVSLVTQTLVSRDDPAMSHPTKPIGPFYSRADAEARRREFDWQIVEDAARGYRRVVPSPEPVEIVELEVIRDLVERGVLVVACGGGGIPVVRSNGGVAGIEAVIDKDRASALLASALGVNLFIISTDTDYVYLDYKKPAQQPLRRATVAEMEGHYRDGHFPPGNMGPKVESALRFLKAGGHEVIITSYEHLVEAVAGRAGTHIQPEGSVRDVVHRELISAGAEP is encoded by the coding sequence GTGAAGACCGCGCTCATCGCCGTCGGCGGCAACTCGCTCATCCGCGCGGGTGAGAAGGGCACGGTCGCGGAGCAGGTCGCCAACGCGCGGCGCACCGCCGGCGCCATCGCCGGCCTGGTCGCCGATGGCTGGCGCCTGGTGGTCACGCATGGCAATGGCCCGCAAGTCGGCGCGCAGCTCTTGCGCTCCGAGCGCGCCTGCGACCAGGTCCCAGGGCAGACGCTCGACGTCTGCGGCGCCGCCACCCAGGGCGAGATCGGGTACGTGCTGGCGCAGGCCCTACGACATGAGCTGGCCGCCGTGGGCCAGCAGATACCCGTGGTCAGTCTCGTGACGCAGACGCTGGTCTCGCGCGACGACCCGGCCATGTCCCACCCGACCAAGCCCATCGGGCCGTTCTACTCGCGCGCCGACGCCGAAGCGCGCCGCCGCGAGTTCGACTGGCAGATCGTGGAAGACGCCGCCCGCGGCTACCGTCGCGTCGTGCCCTCGCCCGAGCCAGTCGAGATCGTGGAACTCGAGGTCATCCGCGATCTGGTCGAGCGCGGCGTGCTCGTCGTGGCCTGCGGCGGCGGCGGCATCCCGGTGGTGCGCTCCAACGGTGGCGTCGCGGGCATCGAAGCCGTCATCGACAAGGACCGCGCCTCGGCGCTGCTCGCCTCCGCGCTGGGGGTGAACCTGTTCATCATCTCTACCGACACCGACTACGTGTACCTCGACTACAAGAAGCCGGCGCAGCAGCCGCTGCGGCGCGCCACCGTCGCCGAGATGGAGGGGCACTACCGCGACGGCCACTTCCCGCCCGGCAACATGGGACCGAAGGTGGAGTCGGCGCTGCGCTTCCTCAAGGCCGGCGGGCACGAGGTCATCATCACGTCCTACGAGCACCTGGTGGAGGCCGTGGCGGGTCGCGCCGGCACGCACATCCAGCCGGAAGGCAGCGTGCGCGACGTCGTTCACCGCGAACTCATCAGCGCAGGAGCAGAGCCATGA
- the pyrB gene encoding aspartate carbamoyltransferase, producing MSTATLNPPAAARVRLEHVIESQQFTVPLLMELFHRSAGMERLVARGGTQDYQNRILATLFYEPSTRTRFSFEAAMHRLGGRVLSSEHARSFSSEMDGEQVEDSIRIIGNYSDVIVIRHHEEGGAKRASEVSPVPVINAGDGQGGQHPTQALLDLYTIYRERPLHGLSVALIGELDKGRTARSLAYLLAKFDRVKLYFVAPPEMQMRDDILQYLERHNVWYELTEDLPRVVGEVDVVYQTRIRPERVIDRGGLLRFALHSGLLSRMKREAMILHPLPRTVELDKTVDRDPRAFYFRQAANGLFVRMALLTMLLDKD from the coding sequence ATGAGCACAGCCACGCTGAACCCCCCGGCGGCGGCGCGCGTCCGCCTGGAGCACGTCATCGAGTCGCAGCAGTTCACCGTGCCGCTGCTGATGGAGCTGTTCCACCGCTCGGCCGGCATGGAGCGCCTGGTCGCGCGCGGTGGCACGCAGGATTACCAGAACCGCATCCTCGCGACGCTGTTCTACGAGCCTTCCACGCGCACGCGCTTCTCCTTCGAAGCCGCGATGCACCGGCTCGGTGGCCGCGTGCTCTCAAGCGAGCACGCGCGCAGCTTCTCCTCGGAGATGGACGGCGAGCAGGTCGAGGACTCCATCCGCATCATCGGCAATTATTCGGACGTCATCGTGATCCGCCACCACGAGGAAGGCGGCGCCAAGCGCGCCTCCGAGGTCTCGCCCGTGCCCGTCATCAACGCCGGCGACGGCCAGGGCGGCCAGCATCCCACGCAGGCGCTGCTCGACCTCTACACCATCTACCGCGAGCGGCCGCTTCACGGCCTGAGCGTCGCGCTCATCGGCGAGCTCGACAAGGGGCGCACGGCCCGCTCGCTCGCCTACCTGCTGGCGAAGTTCGACCGCGTGAAGCTCTACTTCGTCGCGCCGCCCGAGATGCAGATGCGTGACGACATCCTGCAATACCTCGAGCGGCACAATGTCTGGTACGAGCTCACCGAGGACCTGCCGCGCGTGGTAGGCGAGGTCGATGTGGTGTACCAGACGCGCATCCGGCCGGAGCGCGTCATCGACCGCGGCGGCCTGCTGCGCTTCGCGCTGCACTCCGGGCTGCTCTCCCGCATGAAGCGCGAGGCCATGATCCTGCACCCCCTGCCCCGAACGGTAGAATTGGATAAGACCGTCGACCGCGATCCGCGCGCGTTCTACTTCCGCCAGGCTGCCAATGGACTGTTCGTGCGCATGGCGCTGCTAACGATGCTTCTGGATAAGGATTAG
- the rocD gene encoding ornithine--oxo-acid transaminase, with translation MTTLLEQHLQAAELIDLEDRYGAHNYKPLDVVLARAEGVWVYDVDGKRYLDCLAAYSAVNQGHCHPRILEAMLEQAHKVTLTSRAFRNDQLGLLYEDLHRLTGFDMALPMNTGAEAVETAVKAARKWGYKGKGIPDGQAEIIVCANNFHGRTTTIVSFSTDEQYRDGFGPFTPGFRVIPFGDAEALRAAITPNTCAFLVEPIQGEAGILIPPRGFLAEAARLCRENNVLLMCDEIQSGLGRTGKLFAYMHEGIRPDLLIVGKALAGGFYPVSAVLASKEILGVFHPGDHGSTFGGNPLGCAVARAALRVLVEERMVERSAELGAYFLERLRTLRSPDLKEVRGIGLWIGLEMNSAARPYCERLKDQGVLCKETHDRVIRIAPPLVITRTEIDWAFACIRRVIEST, from the coding sequence ATGACGACCCTCCTCGAACAACACCTGCAAGCCGCCGAGTTGATAGACCTGGAAGATCGCTATGGCGCCCATAACTACAAGCCGCTCGACGTGGTGCTAGCGCGCGCCGAGGGCGTCTGGGTCTACGACGTCGACGGCAAGCGCTACCTCGACTGTCTCGCCGCCTACTCCGCGGTGAACCAAGGGCACTGCCATCCACGCATCCTCGAGGCGATGCTCGAGCAGGCGCACAAGGTCACGCTCACCTCGCGCGCCTTCCGCAACGACCAGCTCGGCCTGCTCTACGAAGACCTGCACCGGCTGACCGGTTTCGACATGGCGCTGCCCATGAACACCGGCGCCGAAGCCGTGGAAACGGCGGTCAAGGCCGCGCGCAAGTGGGGATACAAGGGGAAGGGCATCCCCGACGGCCAGGCGGAGATCATCGTCTGCGCGAACAACTTCCACGGGCGCACCACGACCATCGTGAGCTTCTCGACCGACGAGCAGTATCGCGACGGTTTCGGCCCATTCACGCCCGGCTTCAGAGTCATTCCGTTCGGTGACGCCGAAGCTTTGCGCGCCGCCATCACGCCGAACACCTGCGCGTTCCTGGTGGAGCCCATCCAGGGCGAGGCAGGCATCCTGATCCCGCCGCGCGGCTTTCTCGCGGAAGCGGCGCGCCTCTGCCGCGAAAACAACGTGCTGCTGATGTGCGACGAGATCCAGTCGGGCCTCGGCCGCACCGGCAAGCTCTTCGCCTACATGCACGAGGGCATCCGGCCCGACCTGCTCATCGTCGGCAAGGCGCTTGCCGGCGGATTCTATCCCGTGTCGGCCGTGCTGGCGTCGAAGGAGATCCTCGGCGTCTTCCATCCCGGCGACCACGGCTCCACGTTCGGCGGCAATCCGCTTGGCTGCGCCGTCGCGCGCGCCGCGCTGCGCGTGCTTGTCGAAGAAAGGATGGTCGAACGCTCCGCGGAGCTGGGCGCTTACTTCCTCGAGCGGCTGCGCACGCTGCGCAGTCCCGACCTCAAGGAAGTCCGCGGCATCGGCCTGTGGATCGGCCTGGAGATGAACAGCGCGGCGCGGCCCTACTGCGAGCGCCTGAAGGACCAGGGCGTGCTGTGCAAGGAGACGCACGACCGCGTCATCCGCATCGCGCCGCCGCTGGTCATCACCCGCACCGAGATCGACTGGGCGTTCGCGTGCATTCGCCGCGTCATCGAAAGCACCTGA
- a CDS encoding cyclic nucleotide-binding domain-containing protein, with protein sequence MPAMLGKLYRDGEYIIRQGETGDCMYVLQSGEVEVVRRDGGREYCLAVLGAGEFFGEMALVERDVRVASVRALGDAQVLTLDKSSFLRQVHQDPSLAFRLLEKMSERIRHLNERLVNMSSSLLEDLEREHATVDRPH encoded by the coding sequence ATGCCAGCCATGCTCGGTAAGCTCTACCGCGACGGCGAATACATCATCCGCCAGGGTGAGACCGGCGACTGCATGTACGTGTTGCAGTCGGGCGAGGTCGAGGTCGTGCGCCGGGACGGCGGCCGCGAGTACTGCCTTGCCGTGCTGGGCGCGGGCGAGTTCTTCGGCGAGATGGCGCTGGTGGAACGCGACGTCCGCGTCGCCAGCGTCCGTGCCCTGGGCGACGCCCAGGTGCTCACGCTCGACAAGTCCAGCTTCCTGCGCCAGGTGCACCAGGACCCCTCGCTCGCCTTCCGCCTGCTGGAGAAGATGTCGGAGCGCATCCGCCATCTCAACGAGCGCCTCGTCAACATGAGCAGTTCACTCCTCGAAGACCTCGAAAGGGAACATGCCACAGTTGATCGTCCGCACTGA
- a CDS encoding SRPBCC domain-containing protein, with protein MPQLIVRTEVLIRAPAQRIWDLILDFENYPRWNPSIRRVRGHALPGEPAVLWVPLFPFGPCLPVHVIFFEVEPPLRLRWMGTLLVPALFCGDHRFILSPEEAGTIRLIQEETFHGMLVPLLAPLLRRRLGRLFHQTSMVFKQLAESRDRPATFPVKVGGPGEGRLRPDSSAG; from the coding sequence ATGCCACAGTTGATCGTCCGCACTGAGGTGTTGATTCGCGCCCCGGCCCAGCGTATCTGGGATCTCATCCTGGACTTCGAGAACTACCCGCGGTGGAATCCTTCCATCCGGCGGGTCCGCGGCCACGCCCTCCCCGGCGAGCCCGCTGTCCTCTGGGTGCCGCTGTTCCCGTTCGGACCGTGCCTTCCCGTCCACGTCATCTTTTTCGAGGTCGAGCCGCCGCTCCGGCTGCGCTGGATGGGGACTCTCCTTGTTCCCGCACTCTTCTGCGGCGATCATCGCTTCATCCTTAGCCCGGAGGAGGCGGGTACGATCCGGCTCATCCAAGAGGAGACGTTTCACGGCATGCTGGTGCCTTTGCTGGCGCCCTTGTTGCGCCGCCGCCTGGGGCGACTCTTCCATCAGACCTCGATGGTCTTCAAGCAGCTTGCCGAGTCGCGCGACCGGCCGGCCACGTTTCCGGTAAAAGTGGGAGGGCCCGGCGAAGGTCGTCTTCGGCCGGATTCGTCCGCCGGCTAA
- a CDS encoding SulP family inorganic anion transporter: MATPVLSTPNPSPAVTVSRKSAATLAGDFWGGFAAMLVALPSAIAFGVTIFGPLGGSYAAQGALAGILGTAALGIVAAALGGTKRLISAPCAPAAAVLSALTIELVAKGTPPAQIVLMLAAVALLCGLFQVVFGLIRLGTLIKYMPYPVVSGYLTGVGLIIIISQIPKFLGVTSATRFWDAVGHPHAWRWQSIAVGVVTMVVMVLAPKLTKAIPAAILALAAGVATYFGVALANRSLLTLAGNKLVIGSLGASEAGFFDSIALRWRAVGGMSIEQLTLLLVPALTLAVLLSIDTLKTCLVLDTLTRSRHDSNRELVGQGLGNVASTVVGGIPGAGQMGATLINLSSGGQTRRSGVLEGALAVVALLLLGPMIAWVPIAALAGILIVVGVRMFDRSSLRLLRSRSTILDFLVILAVVVVAETVGLIPASAVGLGLAVLLFMRAQIGGHVVRRKLFGNEMFSKQVRLPEESAILEQRGDRTVIFELQGSLFFGTADQLYTALEPELKNERRKYFILDMRRVQSVDFTAAHMLENIEHILRERNGYLILSHLPLNVPTGQDMESYFGHVGLAREGRRVMTFGHRDEALEWVEDDILLEERALGRGDESPLDLHEIALLKKRKEETIAALAGCMDSRTYKAGETIFTLGQKGDELFLIRRGMVRIMLPLSGRSPHHLATFRRGDFFGEMAFLDQEPRSADAVAVSHTEVYVLSRERFDQLAGEHKKLAADLLESLARALAMRLRHTDREICTLQDS, encoded by the coding sequence TTGGCTACACCTGTTCTGAGCACTCCGAACCCGAGCCCGGCCGTAACCGTCAGCCGTAAGTCTGCAGCGACCCTCGCCGGCGACTTCTGGGGCGGCTTTGCGGCCATGCTGGTCGCGCTGCCCTCGGCCATCGCCTTCGGCGTGACCATCTTCGGTCCCTTGGGCGGCAGCTACGCCGCGCAAGGCGCGCTCGCCGGCATCCTCGGGACCGCGGCACTCGGCATCGTGGCAGCGGCGCTCGGCGGCACGAAGCGCCTCATCAGCGCGCCGTGCGCGCCCGCGGCCGCCGTGCTTTCCGCGCTCACCATCGAACTGGTGGCGAAGGGGACGCCGCCCGCGCAGATCGTCCTGATGCTCGCCGCGGTCGCGCTGCTCTGCGGCCTGTTCCAAGTCGTCTTCGGCCTCATCCGGCTCGGCACGCTCATCAAGTACATGCCCTACCCGGTGGTCAGCGGATATCTGACCGGCGTCGGGCTCATCATCATCATCAGCCAGATCCCGAAGTTCCTCGGCGTCACCAGCGCTACCCGCTTCTGGGACGCGGTCGGGCACCCGCACGCCTGGCGCTGGCAGAGCATCGCGGTCGGCGTGGTGACGATGGTCGTGATGGTGCTCGCGCCCAAGCTCACCAAGGCGATCCCCGCGGCCATCCTGGCGCTCGCCGCCGGGGTCGCGACGTATTTCGGCGTAGCGCTGGCAAACCGCTCGCTGCTCACCCTCGCCGGCAACAAGCTGGTCATCGGGTCGCTGGGCGCGTCGGAAGCTGGCTTCTTCGACTCCATCGCGCTGCGCTGGCGCGCGGTCGGCGGGATGAGCATCGAGCAGCTCACGCTGCTGCTCGTTCCCGCGCTCACGCTCGCCGTTCTGCTCTCCATCGATACTCTGAAGACCTGCCTGGTCCTCGATACGCTGACGCGCAGCCGCCACGACTCCAATCGCGAGCTCGTCGGGCAGGGTCTGGGGAACGTGGCTTCGACGGTCGTCGGCGGCATCCCCGGCGCCGGCCAGATGGGCGCCACGCTCATCAACCTTTCCAGCGGCGGGCAGACGCGGCGCTCCGGCGTGCTCGAGGGCGCGCTTGCGGTGGTCGCGCTGCTGCTGCTCGGTCCGATGATCGCCTGGGTCCCGATCGCCGCCTTGGCCGGCATCCTGATCGTCGTCGGGGTGCGCATGTTCGATCGCAGCAGCCTGCGCCTGCTGCGCTCGCGCTCCACCATCCTCGACTTCCTCGTCATCCTGGCGGTCGTGGTGGTCGCCGAGACGGTGGGCCTGATCCCCGCGTCCGCGGTCGGCCTCGGCCTCGCCGTCCTGCTGTTCATGCGCGCGCAGATCGGCGGGCACGTCGTCCGGCGCAAGCTCTTCGGCAACGAGATGTTCTCCAAGCAGGTGCGCCTGCCGGAAGAGTCCGCCATCCTGGAGCAGCGCGGCGACCGCACCGTCATCTTCGAGCTGCAGGGCAGCCTGTTCTTCGGCACCGCCGACCAGCTTTACACCGCGCTCGAGCCCGAGCTGAAGAACGAGCGCCGCAAGTACTTCATCCTCGACATGCGCCGCGTGCAATCGGTGGACTTCACCGCCGCGCACATGCTCGAGAACATCGAGCACATCCTGCGCGAGCGCAACGGGTACCTCATCCTCAGCCATCTGCCGCTCAACGTCCCCACCGGGCAGGACATGGAAAGCTACTTCGGCCACGTGGGTCTCGCCCGCGAGGGCCGCCGTGTCATGACCTTCGGCCACCGCGACGAGGCCCTGGAGTGGGTGGAAGACGACATCCTGCTCGAGGAGCGCGCGCTCGGGCGCGGCGACGAGTCGCCGCTCGACCTGCACGAGATCGCGCTGCTCAAGAAACGCAAGGAAGAGACCATCGCCGCGCTCGCCGGCTGCATGGATTCGCGCACCTACAAGGCGGGCGAGACCATCTTCACCCTCGGCCAGAAGGGCGATGAGCTGTTCCTCATCCGCCGCGGGATGGTCCGCATCATGCTCCCACTCAGCGGCCGCAGCCCGCACCACCTGGCGACCTTCCGGCGCGGCGATTTCTTCGGCGAGATGGCCTTCCTCGACCAGGAGCCGCGCTCCGCCGACGCCGTCGCCGTCAGCCACACCGAGGTCTACGTCCTGTCGCGCGAGCGCTTCGACCAGCTCGCCGGCGAGCACAAGAAGCTGGCCGCCGACCTGCTCGAAAGCCTGGCGCGGGCGCTCGCCATGCGGCTCCGCCACACCGACCGCGAGATCTGCACCCTGCAGGATTCCTAG
- a CDS encoding efflux RND transporter periplasmic adaptor subunit, whose protein sequence is MKLSKRTLYILIAIGVAIVILAAFSLRSRNDVQYFTSRVEKGDVRQVVEATGTINAVTTVQVGSQVSGTIYKLNADFNSRVKKGQVIAEIDPAIFQGNVLQARADLENARANLAAARANLEKSKATAAQSAAEYRRTQALVQEGVLSQQQLDVARAAAESGAAQVSADQSAVAQAQAQVSQKAAALQVSETNLRHTIITAPVDGVVVARSVDVGQTVAASLQAPTLFTIAQDLTKMQVYSKTDESDVGMIKAGQPVSFKVDAFPNQTFRGRVVQVRMNPTTVQNVVTYDTIVEFDNPEMKLFPGMTAYVSIPVAHARDVLKVPNGALRFKPDMKPEEIRALYKKYGMEEMARGGGGSDAAGGGGGRRAGTGGAGAGNRRARQDAAAGETPGGGTTAADQAATHGGDSMTDISSERAVVWKLHKDGTLEPIKLRTGITDRTVTAVVEVFKGELKEGDEVITGSTSARGGQARMPGVGGPQRR, encoded by the coding sequence GTGAAGCTCTCAAAGCGCACTCTATACATCCTCATCGCGATCGGCGTGGCCATCGTCATCCTGGCGGCCTTCTCGCTGCGGAGCCGCAACGACGTGCAGTACTTCACCAGCAGGGTCGAGAAGGGCGACGTGCGCCAGGTGGTGGAAGCGACCGGCACCATCAACGCCGTCACTACGGTCCAAGTCGGCTCGCAGGTCTCCGGCACCATCTACAAGCTCAACGCCGACTTCAACTCGCGCGTGAAGAAGGGCCAGGTGATCGCCGAGATCGACCCGGCCATCTTCCAGGGGAACGTGCTCCAGGCGCGCGCCGACCTGGAGAACGCGCGCGCGAACCTGGCCGCCGCCCGGGCGAACCTGGAGAAGAGCAAGGCGACCGCGGCGCAATCGGCCGCCGAGTACCGGCGCACGCAGGCCCTGGTGCAGGAAGGCGTGCTGAGCCAGCAGCAGCTCGACGTGGCGCGCGCCGCGGCGGAATCGGGCGCGGCGCAGGTAAGCGCCGACCAATCCGCCGTCGCGCAGGCCCAGGCCCAGGTCTCGCAGAAGGCCGCGGCGCTCCAGGTCTCCGAGACGAATCTCCGCCACACCATCATCACCGCCCCGGTGGACGGCGTGGTGGTGGCGCGTAGCGTCGACGTCGGCCAGACCGTCGCCGCCTCATTGCAGGCGCCCACCCTCTTCACCATCGCGCAGGACCTGACCAAGATGCAGGTCTACTCCAAGACCGACGAGAGCGACGTCGGCATGATCAAGGCCGGACAGCCCGTCAGCTTCAAGGTCGACGCCTTTCCCAACCAGACCTTTCGTGGACGCGTGGTGCAGGTCCGCATGAATCCCACCACCGTGCAGAACGTCGTCACCTACGACACCATCGTCGAGTTCGACAATCCGGAGATGAAGCTCTTCCCGGGCATGACGGCGTACGTCTCCATCCCCGTCGCGCACGCCAGGGACGTGCTCAAGGTCCCGAACGGCGCGCTGCGGTTCAAGCCCGACATGAAGCCCGAGGAGATCCGCGCGCTCTACAAGAAGTACGGCATGGAAGAGATGGCGCGCGGCGGTGGCGGTAGCGACGCCGCGGGAGGTGGCGGCGGGCGGCGCGCGGGCACCGGCGGCGCAGGGGCAGGCAATCGGCGCGCCCGGCAAGACGCCGCGGCGGGCGAAACGCCCGGAGGCGGCACCACTGCCGCGGACCAGGCCGCCACGCACGGCGGCGACAGCATGACCGATATCAGCTCCGAGCGCGCCGTTGTCTGGAAGCTGCACAAGGACGGCACGCTCGAGCCCATCAAGCTGCGCACCGGTATCACCGACCGCACCGTCACCGCGGTGGTCGAAGTGTTCAAGGGCGAACTGAAGGAAGGCGACGAGGTCATCACCGGCTCTACTTCGGCGCGGGGCGGCCAGGCGCGCATGCCGGGCGTGGGTGGGCCGCAGCGGCGGTAG